The proteins below come from a single Prolixibacter sp. NT017 genomic window:
- a CDS encoding TraR/DksA C4-type zinc finger protein: protein MAEKMRYSDEELAEFKDIILKKLEKARKDYELYRNAITHGDGNDTQDTSPTFKVLEEGAATLSKEEAGKLAQRQQKFIQHLEAALIRIENKTYGICRETGKLISKERLRAVPHATLSIDAKNKQR, encoded by the coding sequence ATGGCTGAAAAAATGCGATATTCAGATGAAGAATTGGCCGAGTTCAAGGATATCATTCTGAAGAAACTTGAGAAAGCGCGGAAGGATTACGAGTTGTACCGTAATGCTATTACCCATGGTGACGGAAACGACACGCAAGACACTTCGCCTACATTTAAAGTGCTGGAAGAAGGAGCTGCAACCCTTTCTAAAGAAGAAGCCGGTAAATTAGCTCAACGTCAGCAAAAATTCATTCAGCACCTCGAAGCTGCATTAATCCGTATTGAAAATAAAACCTACGGTATTTGCCGCGAAACAGGAAAATTGATTTCGAAAGAACGACTGCGTGCTGTTCCTCATGCTACGCTCAGTATCGATGCAAAAAACAAGCAACGGTAA
- a CDS encoding toxin-antitoxin system YwqK family antitoxin, protein MKKLIGLIAILFFLLPNTFAQEVSKVDGIYFADSKPYTGEYTQYYDNGNPKTKMNLKDGLKDGKAKIYFEDGKLKGICSYKNNEMDGTWVTYNQQGVKVAIANYKNGEKNGDWKIWDDQGNLIYEMNYVNGQKSGTWKKYGSEGKLLSERTF, encoded by the coding sequence ATGAAGAAGTTAATTGGATTGATCGCGATATTGTTTTTCCTCTTACCCAATACATTTGCCCAGGAAGTCAGTAAAGTAGACGGTATATACTTTGCCGATTCAAAGCCTTACACCGGCGAATACACCCAGTACTACGACAATGGAAATCCGAAAACAAAGATGAACCTGAAAGATGGTTTAAAGGATGGAAAAGCAAAAATCTATTTCGAAGATGGCAAACTGAAAGGTATTTGCTCATACAAAAACAACGAAATGGACGGAACCTGGGTTACTTACAACCAGCAGGGAGTAAAGGTCGCCATCGCTAATTATAAAAACGGAGAAAAGAACGGTGATTGGAAAATCTGGGACGACCAGGGAAACCTCATTTATGAAATGAACTATGTGAACGGACAGAAATCGGGCACATGGAAAAAATATGGCTCAGAAGGAAAACTATTGAGCGAAAGAACTTTTTAA
- the ileS gene encoding isoleucine--tRNA ligase — translation MTRKFREYKEFDLSQINKDVLSYWEQDDTFHKSMSTREGRPTFVFYEGPPSANGQPGIHHVMARAIKDVFCRYKTQQGYLVKRKAGWDTHGLPVELGVEKMLGITKEDIGKSITVEEYNAACRKEVMKYTDMWEELTRKMGYWVNMDDPYITYDNRYIETLWWLLRQLYDKDMLYKGYTIQPYSPAAGTGLSSHELNQPGCYRDVKDTTCVAQFKVVRDGKSEKLFDSVDTELFFLAWTTTPWTLPSNTALAVGEKIRYVRVETFNPYTGIPVTVVLAKDLLRSYFPEKNEELSLEDYQPGDKKIPFKITAEFTGADLEGTAYEQLIPWVKPMGDAFRVITGDFVTTADGTGIVHIAPTFGADDDRVAKKSGIAPLILIDNEGRRQPMVDKKGRFFRTEDLDTSFVDENVNTELYAEYAGRYVKNAYDESLADDDATLDVDISVMLKKENKAFRVEKHEHNYPHCWRTDKPVLYYPLDSWFIRTTAVRDDLIELNNTINWKPKSTGTGRFGNWLENLVDWNLSRSRYWGTPLPIWRTEDGSEEKCIGSVEELYGEIEKAVAAGFMEKNPYKGFVPGDYSKENYDKIDLHRPYVDNIVLVSAKGEKMFREPDLIDVWFDSGAMPFAQMHYPFENKEIFEQVFPADFIAEGVDQTRGWFFTLHAIATMTKKSVAFKNIISNGLVLDAKGNKMSKRLGNAVDPFESIEKYGSDPLRWYMLTNSQPWDNLKFDIAGVEEVRRKFFGTLYNTYSFFSLYANVDGFSYSEPEVAATERPEIDRWILSLLNSLVLEVSDALESYEPTRAGRAISEFVTENLSNWYVRLSRKRFWGGEYGTDKISAYQTLYTCLETVAKLAAPIAPFYMEQLFRDLNAVTGRDEDSSVHLTEFPKADSSLIDKSLEERMDIAQKVSSMILGLRRKEKLKVRQPLAKIMVPVLSEHFREQFDAVRDIILTEVNVKEVEYIDDTAGIIKKKIKPNFKTLGPKYGKIMKQIAAAINQMTQEDIARFEKESAYELVVGDENVHLGLEDVEILSEDIPGWLVASEGGLTVALDIEVSPELRQEGIAREFINRIQNLRKESDFEVTDKINLRIARQDEINEAVNNFSDYISNQTLASNLELVDAIEDEKARLVEIDKGVETYIMVEKVGK, via the coding sequence ATGACGAGGAAATTCAGGGAATATAAAGAGTTTGATCTATCGCAAATAAACAAGGATGTTCTGAGCTATTGGGAGCAGGACGATACGTTTCATAAATCCATGTCGACCCGTGAAGGACGTCCGACATTCGTGTTCTACGAAGGTCCGCCTTCTGCCAATGGTCAGCCGGGTATTCACCACGTAATGGCCCGCGCTATCAAAGATGTTTTTTGCCGCTACAAAACCCAACAGGGTTACCTGGTAAAACGGAAAGCCGGCTGGGATACACATGGACTTCCTGTTGAACTGGGCGTTGAGAAAATGCTGGGCATAACCAAGGAAGATATTGGTAAGAGCATTACCGTTGAGGAATACAATGCTGCCTGCCGCAAAGAGGTGATGAAATACACCGACATGTGGGAAGAGCTGACCCGCAAAATGGGTTACTGGGTGAACATGGATGACCCGTACATCACGTACGATAACCGTTACATCGAAACGCTTTGGTGGTTGTTGCGCCAACTGTACGACAAGGATATGTTGTACAAAGGGTACACCATTCAGCCGTATTCTCCTGCTGCCGGAACCGGATTGAGCTCACATGAGTTGAACCAGCCGGGGTGCTACCGCGATGTGAAAGACACTACTTGTGTGGCTCAGTTTAAGGTTGTTCGTGACGGTAAGTCGGAAAAACTTTTCGACAGCGTTGATACGGAGTTATTCTTCCTGGCCTGGACCACTACGCCCTGGACGTTACCTTCGAACACCGCACTGGCTGTTGGTGAAAAGATCCGGTATGTCCGGGTAGAAACCTTCAATCCGTACACCGGTATTCCGGTAACGGTTGTGTTGGCCAAGGATCTGCTGAGAAGCTATTTTCCTGAAAAGAATGAAGAACTATCGCTGGAAGATTATCAACCCGGCGACAAAAAGATACCTTTTAAAATCACAGCCGAATTTACAGGTGCCGATTTGGAAGGAACAGCTTACGAGCAATTAATCCCATGGGTAAAACCGATGGGAGATGCGTTCCGCGTGATCACTGGTGATTTTGTGACGACCGCGGATGGTACCGGAATTGTGCACATCGCGCCTACGTTTGGTGCGGATGACGACCGTGTAGCGAAAAAATCCGGAATTGCTCCGTTGATTTTGATTGACAACGAAGGGCGTCGCCAGCCGATGGTTGATAAAAAAGGACGCTTTTTCCGTACCGAAGATCTGGATACATCGTTTGTTGACGAGAATGTCAATACAGAGTTGTATGCAGAATATGCCGGACGATATGTGAAAAATGCGTACGACGAAAGTCTGGCCGACGATGATGCAACTCTGGATGTGGATATTTCGGTTATGCTGAAGAAGGAAAACAAAGCCTTCCGTGTCGAAAAGCACGAGCACAACTATCCGCACTGTTGGCGTACCGATAAGCCGGTGCTCTACTACCCGCTTGATTCATGGTTTATCCGGACCACAGCGGTTCGTGATGATTTGATCGAACTGAATAATACCATCAACTGGAAACCGAAATCGACCGGAACCGGCCGTTTTGGTAACTGGCTGGAAAACCTGGTTGACTGGAACCTGTCGCGTTCGCGTTACTGGGGAACTCCGTTGCCTATCTGGCGTACGGAAGATGGATCTGAAGAGAAGTGTATTGGTTCGGTAGAAGAGCTTTATGGAGAAATTGAAAAGGCTGTTGCTGCCGGATTCATGGAGAAGAATCCTTACAAAGGATTTGTTCCGGGTGACTACTCGAAAGAGAATTACGACAAAATCGATTTGCACCGTCCGTATGTCGACAACATCGTACTGGTTTCGGCTAAAGGTGAGAAAATGTTCCGCGAGCCCGATTTGATTGACGTTTGGTTCGATTCGGGAGCTATGCCGTTTGCGCAGATGCACTACCCGTTCGAAAACAAAGAAATCTTCGAGCAGGTGTTTCCGGCTGACTTCATCGCGGAAGGTGTTGACCAGACGCGTGGATGGTTCTTTACATTGCATGCTATTGCAACCATGACGAAGAAGTCAGTTGCATTCAAGAATATTATTTCCAACGGTCTCGTTCTCGATGCCAAAGGAAACAAGATGTCGAAGCGACTCGGCAATGCGGTCGATCCGTTTGAATCGATTGAGAAATATGGTTCTGATCCGTTGCGTTGGTACATGCTGACCAACTCGCAACCGTGGGACAACCTGAAATTCGATATTGCAGGTGTGGAAGAGGTACGCCGCAAGTTCTTCGGAACGTTGTACAATACCTACAGCTTCTTCTCGCTTTACGCGAATGTGGATGGCTTTAGTTACAGCGAGCCGGAAGTAGCCGCTACTGAACGCCCCGAAATTGACCGCTGGATTTTGTCGCTGCTGAACAGTTTGGTACTGGAAGTGAGCGACGCGTTGGAAAGCTACGAGCCAACCCGCGCCGGTCGTGCGATATCGGAATTTGTTACCGAGAATTTGTCGAACTGGTACGTGCGTTTGAGCCGGAAACGTTTTTGGGGTGGTGAGTATGGTACCGACAAGATTTCGGCATACCAGACGCTTTATACCTGCCTGGAAACAGTTGCCAAATTGGCTGCTCCTATCGCACCATTCTATATGGAACAGTTGTTCCGTGACCTGAATGCGGTAACAGGCCGTGATGAGGACAGTTCGGTTCACCTGACTGAATTCCCGAAAGCAGACAGTTCGCTTATCGACAAGTCGCTGGAAGAACGGATGGATATTGCACAAAAGGTTTCATCTATGATTCTCGGCCTTCGCCGGAAGGAAAAACTGAAAGTGCGTCAGCCGCTGGCCAAAATCATGGTTCCGGTTTTGAGTGAACATTTCCGTGAACAATTCGACGCTGTTCGCGATATTATTCTGACGGAAGTCAACGTTAAGGAAGTTGAATATATTGATGATACAGCCGGTATTATCAAGAAAAAGATAAAGCCGAATTTCAAGACATTAGGTCCGAAATACGGAAAAATCATGAAGCAGATTGCTGCTGCCATTAACCAGATGACGCAGGAAGATATTGCTCGTTTCGAAAAAGAGAGCGCTTATGAGCTCGTCGTTGGCGACGAAAACGTTCATCTCGGACTGGAAGATGTTGAAATTCTTTCGGAAGATATTCCGGGTTGGTTGGTTGCCAGTGAAGGCGGCCTGACAGTTGCCCTGGATATCGAGGTGTCGCCTGAATTGCGACAGGAAGGAATTGCCCGTGAGTTCATCAACCGTATTCAGAATCTCCGGAAGGAAAGTGATTTTGAGGTAACCGATAAGATTAACCTTCGAATTGCTCGTCAGGACGAGATTAATGAAGCGGTCAATAATTTTAGTGATTACATCAGTAACCAGACATTGGCTTCGAATCTCGAACTGGTGGATGCCATTGAGGATGAAAAGGCCAGACTGGTTGAAATTGATAAAGGAGTCGAAACCTATATTATGGTTGAGAAGGTGGGAAAATAA
- a CDS encoding carboxypeptidase-like regulatory domain-containing protein, protein MKKFVLSVLLIGSTVFAMAANKESKSENTSTGKAFVTELSGEIVDTKTNETLVGVKVSIDGTDKVAYTDFDGKYHFDNLKPGTYNLTASYISYENKTVENIVLTPKANEVDFSLKNPN, encoded by the coding sequence ATGAAAAAATTTGTTTTATCAGTTTTATTGATTGGAAGCACCGTTTTTGCGATGGCTGCCAATAAGGAAAGTAAGTCAGAAAATACCTCTACCGGGAAGGCTTTCGTAACAGAGCTCTCAGGAGAAATTGTAGACACCAAAACCAACGAAACCCTGGTTGGCGTAAAAGTGTCAATTGACGGAACTGATAAGGTTGCTTACACCGATTTTGACGGAAAATACCATTTCGATAATTTGAAACCGGGCACATATAACCTGACAGCTTCCTACATTTCGTACGAAAACAAAACCGTTGAAAATATTGTGCTCACTCCAAAAGCCAATGAAGTTGATTTTAGTTTGAAGAACCCGAACTAA
- a CDS encoding TonB-dependent receptor, with translation MNFKHAVLSLMLVIGSVFSAFAQTTGSVRLTVVDDKTGETLIGATVMIEGTSKGTITDFDGIATLNNINAGTYNVRVSYISYQTTVISDVKVEAGNAEELIVHLKPADLEINEVVITAKAAKNSENALLTLQRKSPKLFDAITADQFSRMGVSDAAGALKKVTGVTITSGKYVFVRGLGDRYSKSVLNGSDVPSLDPNKNSVQLDLFPTNLIDNIIVYKTFTPDLPGDFTGGLVDITTKDFPTSFNLTFSAGLEYNPQANFNSDFLAPKGSSTDFLGYDNGFRALPKEIAQYSASDFPDPYLNKNEITSVSRAFKNRQFNPGKASQFLNHSFSFSVGDQVKLFGKPLGYIFGLSYNRKYSNYTDGVQNSYEGISEGQTTLNRDIHMATTEHKSEDEVLLGAMFNTSYKFNNNNKIGLSLMTNQSGTNDARYQDGYLLDANPDSTTHLQNRAITYTQRAFRNGQLRGEHVFPHLNNLSVKWSNSFTLSSIKQPDTRMIRNQYTINQQGDTLYYMGNLDRPSRFYRDLKEINNSSKLDFTLPAKLFGGRDSKIKFGGLYTYKNREFRENIYQYNIQSNKNFDGDISVFFQDQNLGYVDGTLKNYLMMINIDGNNFDAYQRLFAGYAMIESPIAKKLNLTAGVRMEKTDMELRAFNDSTGTIKTNDLLPSIALTYNINDKTNIRASANRTLARPSFREFAPLATYDFFGGYIQNGNPDLKRTLVNNFDLRWEKYPSPGEYLSASLFYKKFYNPIENAQLPRAGGSTSQFQFKNVDKSTLYGAEIEIRKNLGSLTEALKNFRIAANYTYVYSYVNVTPEELVAIRAWNPGASDTRPMYDQAPYTFNASLSYDNLEKGWESTLSYNVSGKRLIVYQIDLPSIYLQPMPDMNFTLRKNLSKRVSVMFKAKNILDNTYKEQITLGDNIYYTTKYQLGRTYAVSFSYNLSK, from the coding sequence ATGAATTTCAAGCATGCTGTATTAAGTCTAATGTTGGTAATTGGTAGTGTTTTTTCTGCCTTTGCCCAAACAACAGGGTCCGTCCGGCTGACAGTGGTTGATGACAAAACCGGAGAGACATTGATTGGGGCAACGGTAATGATTGAAGGAACCTCGAAAGGAACCATTACCGATTTTGATGGAATTGCCACACTAAACAATATAAACGCTGGCACATACAATGTCAGGGTTTCATACATTTCATACCAAACCACCGTCATTTCCGATGTAAAAGTTGAAGCTGGTAACGCGGAAGAGTTGATCGTCCACTTGAAACCGGCCGATCTCGAAATCAATGAAGTTGTTATTACCGCTAAAGCGGCCAAAAACAGCGAAAATGCCCTACTCACGCTACAACGCAAATCACCCAAACTTTTCGACGCCATTACCGCTGATCAATTTTCACGCATGGGCGTGAGTGATGCAGCCGGCGCTCTGAAAAAGGTAACCGGTGTCACCATTACATCAGGAAAATATGTATTTGTCAGGGGATTGGGTGACCGCTATAGTAAATCGGTACTGAACGGTTCCGACGTTCCAAGTCTTGACCCGAACAAAAACTCGGTTCAGCTCGACTTGTTCCCAACAAACCTGATTGACAACATCATCGTTTATAAAACATTTACTCCCGACCTTCCGGGCGATTTCACCGGAGGATTGGTAGACATCACGACAAAGGATTTTCCGACTTCCTTTAACCTGACATTTTCAGCCGGACTCGAATACAATCCGCAAGCCAATTTTAACAGTGATTTTCTGGCCCCAAAAGGAAGTTCAACCGACTTCCTGGGATATGATAACGGCTTCCGGGCCTTACCGAAAGAAATTGCACAGTACAGTGCCAGTGATTTCCCCGATCCGTACCTCAATAAGAATGAAATCACGTCTGTTTCACGTGCGTTTAAAAACCGCCAATTCAATCCGGGAAAAGCCTCACAGTTTCTGAATCACAGCTTCAGCTTCTCGGTAGGTGACCAGGTGAAACTTTTTGGTAAACCGCTCGGATACATTTTCGGACTGTCGTACAACCGAAAATATTCAAACTATACTGATGGTGTTCAAAATTCCTACGAGGGAATTAGTGAAGGACAAACCACGCTGAACCGTGACATTCACATGGCTACAACCGAACATAAATCGGAGGATGAAGTGTTACTTGGAGCCATGTTCAACACCTCATACAAGTTCAACAATAACAACAAAATTGGCTTGAGTCTGATGACCAACCAAAGTGGAACAAATGATGCTCGTTATCAGGACGGTTACTTGCTGGATGCCAACCCCGACTCAACAACCCACTTGCAAAACCGCGCTATCACCTACACGCAACGGGCTTTCCGTAACGGACAGCTTCGGGGTGAACATGTGTTTCCGCACCTGAACAACCTGAGTGTAAAATGGAGCAACTCATTCACTCTTTCTTCCATCAAGCAGCCCGACACGCGAATGATCAGGAACCAATACACGATCAATCAACAGGGAGACACCCTTTATTATATGGGAAACCTTGACCGTCCGTCCCGCTTTTATCGTGACCTGAAGGAGATCAACAACAGTTCAAAACTCGATTTTACCCTTCCGGCGAAATTGTTTGGCGGACGCGATTCAAAGATCAAATTCGGTGGTTTGTATACCTACAAAAACCGTGAATTCCGGGAAAATATTTACCAGTACAATATCCAATCGAATAAAAATTTCGACGGTGATATCAGCGTCTTCTTTCAGGACCAGAATCTCGGTTACGTAGACGGAACGCTGAAAAACTACCTGATGATGATCAACATCGACGGCAACAACTTCGATGCTTACCAACGTTTGTTCGCGGGTTACGCAATGATTGAAAGTCCGATTGCGAAGAAACTGAATCTGACGGCTGGTGTCCGGATGGAAAAAACCGATATGGAACTGCGCGCCTTTAACGATTCGACAGGTACGATTAAGACCAATGACCTGCTTCCTTCGATTGCGCTGACCTATAATATCAACGACAAAACCAATATTCGCGCTTCTGCCAACCGCACGTTGGCACGCCCTTCATTCAGGGAGTTTGCGCCGCTGGCTACGTATGATTTTTTCGGTGGATACATTCAGAACGGTAATCCCGATCTGAAACGTACATTGGTAAACAACTTCGACCTGCGCTGGGAAAAATACCCAAGCCCGGGAGAATACCTGTCGGCAAGTCTGTTCTATAAAAAGTTCTATAACCCGATTGAGAACGCACAGTTGCCACGTGCCGGAGGATCAACCAGTCAGTTCCAGTTTAAAAACGTTGACAAATCGACCTTATACGGTGCGGAGATTGAAATCAGAAAGAACCTCGGCTCACTTACGGAAGCACTGAAGAATTTCCGTATTGCAGCGAACTACACCTACGTTTACTCTTACGTGAATGTCACTCCGGAAGAGTTGGTAGCCATCCGCGCCTGGAACCCGGGAGCCAGCGATACGCGGCCGATGTATGACCAGGCGCCGTATACATTCAACGCCAGTTTATCATATGATAATCTGGAAAAAGGCTGGGAATCGACCCTGAGTTATAACGTCAGCGGCAAACGGCTGATCGTTTACCAGATTGACTTACCGTCGATTTACCTACAGCCAATGCCGGACATGAATTTTACTTTGAGAAAGAATTTGTCGAAGCGGGTTTCTGTGATGTTTAAGGCCAAAAACATTCTGGACAATACCTATAAAGAGCAAATCACGCTCGGAGACAACATTTATTACACAACCAAATATCAGCTTGGGCGGACCTATGCTGTTTCGTTCAGCTATAACTTAAGTAAATAG
- a CDS encoding glycoside hydrolase family 2 protein, translated as MKLIISLFFLCSFFYAAAAAPNAPENIPLKEHPRPGFQRNTFQNLNGTWHFRTDKNNVGVRQHWQNQPESFDQQILVPFSWASPKSGIKEPDVHYGWYTREFTLNDELSTSEGKTYVVFMASDFHTTVWLNGNKIGEHRGGYTPFDFNIQPYLQPGKNRLVVRVEDRDLDDRPSGKQYYGNARGIWQTVYLEKRPDIFIKQVHFFPDIDKKQVTVRVTLSRKAETDWPFTLTGENNNLHLKGVIPASDATAQFTLPVKNMLLWELSNPFLYNVTATAGKGKQADEIHTYFGMRKISSVKIPGEDFWYVALNNKPIYLRLTLDQSYHPEGFYTFPSDNFMKNEIKRAKALGLNGLRIHIKAEIPRKLFWADKLGLLIMEDIPNFWGPPTPEAKKNWEELAVAEINRDFNHPSIFSWVLFNETWGLFSGKGNNRKYTPSTQQWVADWYHKAKEMDPTRLVEDNSPCNYDHVVTDLNTWHAYLPARQWSDFLDNVVAKTFPGSTFNYINGHKQGKVPMLNSECGAVWGYAGSTGDIDLTWEYHVMMNEFRRRPKIAGFLFTEFHDVINEWNGYYRFDRGKKIFGLSDLVLGMSMRDFHSNYYVIPGKDFYEVYQAGQKVTIPVTVSSVTQKNIGPATIAWYIKGYSPTGKVIEGESGTMPAVIKPFEAVPQENITTSLPENLASGMLVTLLKDENGDIIQRNFLPFRATGTKLPVNTVAMSPSQFSKADWSIKYRKPQEGKKVWGMGTGYFEYRFKVPADLNLDNVTGAVFRCEVASRFPQSKYLEDGDAENIGMTIVTEKGTDPGYGQNSYPQTDEKKHPGTLSISIDGRPLNQIPLEDDPADHRGMLSWMNQEPGDKWGENTGKKWMLDEAGSYGYLITVGLSLDEVKEAVKKGFITIRLTSEKGGLSVYGAESGRYPVDPQIEFLTKE; from the coding sequence ATGAAACTGATTATTTCACTATTCTTTCTCTGCTCATTTTTCTATGCAGCAGCGGCGGCGCCAAATGCGCCGGAAAATATCCCCTTAAAAGAACATCCGCGTCCGGGATTCCAACGCAACACATTCCAAAACCTGAACGGAACATGGCATTTCCGGACCGATAAAAACAATGTAGGGGTCAGGCAGCATTGGCAAAACCAACCGGAAAGCTTCGACCAGCAAATACTGGTTCCTTTTTCGTGGGCAAGTCCAAAGTCAGGAATAAAAGAGCCCGATGTACATTACGGATGGTACACCCGGGAATTCACGTTGAATGACGAACTCAGCACATCCGAAGGGAAAACCTACGTGGTTTTCATGGCCAGCGATTTTCACACGACAGTTTGGCTGAACGGTAATAAAATAGGGGAGCATCGTGGCGGATACACCCCTTTCGATTTCAATATTCAACCTTACCTACAACCAGGAAAAAACCGTTTGGTGGTGCGAGTTGAGGATCGCGACTTGGACGACCGCCCATCAGGGAAACAGTATTATGGAAACGCCCGGGGAATCTGGCAAACTGTCTATCTGGAGAAACGTCCGGACATCTTTATCAAACAGGTTCATTTTTTTCCGGACATCGACAAAAAGCAAGTAACCGTCCGGGTAACGCTTTCGCGGAAAGCCGAAACAGACTGGCCTTTTACTTTAACAGGAGAAAACAACAACCTGCATCTGAAAGGAGTGATTCCGGCCTCAGATGCTACGGCGCAATTCACCCTTCCGGTGAAGAACATGCTCTTATGGGAATTGAGTAATCCCTTCTTATATAATGTAACCGCTACTGCGGGAAAAGGAAAACAAGCCGATGAGATTCATACCTACTTCGGAATGCGGAAAATTTCATCGGTCAAAATCCCCGGAGAAGATTTCTGGTACGTGGCTTTGAATAACAAACCAATTTACCTGCGCCTGACACTCGACCAGAGTTATCATCCGGAAGGTTTTTACACCTTTCCTTCCGATAACTTCATGAAAAACGAAATAAAACGGGCCAAAGCGCTCGGCTTAAACGGACTTCGTATTCACATCAAAGCCGAAATTCCGCGCAAACTTTTCTGGGCAGATAAACTCGGGCTTCTTATCATGGAAGATATCCCGAACTTTTGGGGGCCGCCGACACCGGAAGCAAAAAAGAACTGGGAGGAGTTGGCTGTAGCCGAGATCAACCGCGATTTCAATCATCCATCCATTTTTTCATGGGTTCTGTTCAACGAAACCTGGGGACTTTTTTCCGGAAAAGGAAACAATCGAAAATACACACCTTCTACTCAACAATGGGTTGCCGACTGGTATCACAAAGCAAAAGAAATGGATCCAACCCGATTGGTAGAAGATAACTCCCCCTGTAACTACGACCATGTGGTAACCGACCTCAACACCTGGCATGCCTACTTACCTGCAAGGCAATGGTCCGATTTTTTGGATAATGTAGTCGCTAAAACTTTTCCCGGCTCGACCTTCAATTATATCAACGGGCACAAGCAAGGAAAGGTGCCGATGCTCAACTCAGAGTGTGGTGCCGTGTGGGGTTATGCAGGCAGTACAGGCGACATCGACCTGACCTGGGAATACCATGTCATGATGAACGAATTCAGACGAAGGCCGAAAATCGCGGGATTCCTGTTCACTGAATTCCATGACGTGATTAATGAATGGAACGGCTACTACCGATTCGACCGCGGTAAGAAAATATTTGGACTGTCGGACCTCGTTCTAGGCATGAGCATGCGCGATTTTCATTCCAATTACTACGTCATTCCGGGTAAAGATTTTTACGAGGTTTATCAGGCCGGTCAGAAAGTAACCATTCCTGTTACCGTTTCATCGGTCACTCAAAAGAATATCGGCCCAGCAACTATCGCCTGGTATATTAAAGGATATTCACCGACAGGAAAAGTAATTGAAGGCGAGAGCGGAACCATGCCCGCTGTCATAAAACCGTTCGAGGCAGTTCCGCAAGAAAACATTACAACCAGCCTACCTGAAAATCTAGCGTCCGGCATGTTGGTTACCTTGCTGAAAGATGAAAATGGTGATATTATTCAACGAAATTTCCTTCCATTCCGGGCAACCGGTACGAAACTACCGGTAAATACGGTTGCAATGTCGCCTTCACAGTTCAGCAAAGCCGACTGGAGCATCAAATACCGGAAGCCACAGGAAGGGAAAAAAGTGTGGGGAATGGGTACCGGATATTTTGAATACCGATTTAAGGTGCCAGCCGATTTGAATCTGGACAATGTGACGGGTGCAGTCTTTCGTTGTGAGGTTGCATCGAGGTTTCCGCAGAGCAAATACCTGGAAGACGGTGATGCTGAAAATATCGGGATGACGATTGTTACTGAAAAAGGCACCGACCCGGGGTACGGACAAAACTCCTATCCACAAACTGATGAGAAGAAACATCCAGGAACACTCTCCATCTCCATCGATGGAAGACCGCTGAACCAAATTCCTCTGGAGGATGATCCAGCTGACCATCGGGGCATGCTGTCGTGGATGAACCAGGAGCCTGGAGATAAGTGGGGCGAAAACACCGGCAAAAAATGGATGCTCGACGAAGCGGGTTCGTATGGTTACCTGATTACAGTTGGATTATCGCTCGACGAGGTAAAAGAAGCAGTAAAAAAAGGATTCATCACCATTCGTCTGACATCGGAAAAAGGAGGTCTCTCGGTTTACGGAGCAGAATCCGGTCGGTACCCGGTCGACCCGCAGATTGAATTTTTGACAAAAGAGTAA
- a CDS encoding lipoprotein signal peptidase — protein sequence MGKKTSSLLIVFLILLADQTLKFWVKTHMMLGQEFSVFGKWFVIHFVENNGMAFGFEFAGNYGKIFLSVFRIAAVVGIGWYLTKLWKRDVPFGLIVSVSLIMAGAIGNIIDSAFYGMIFSDSYGQVATLFPPGGGYSTFLHGRVVDMLYFPILEGHYPMWFPFWGGQQFIFFRPVFNLADSSITVGIFLILLFYRRFFDRQPATVEAPEASTTENIEVN from the coding sequence ATGGGTAAGAAAACCAGTTCGTTGTTGATTGTCTTTCTGATTTTGCTGGCCGATCAGACGTTGAAGTTTTGGGTGAAGACGCATATGATGCTTGGACAGGAATTTTCCGTTTTTGGGAAATGGTTTGTCATTCACTTTGTGGAGAATAACGGTATGGCTTTTGGATTCGAGTTTGCCGGTAATTATGGCAAAATCTTCCTGAGTGTTTTCCGCATAGCAGCTGTGGTAGGTATTGGCTGGTATCTGACAAAGCTCTGGAAAAGAGACGTGCCGTTTGGATTGATTGTTAGTGTTTCTCTTATCATGGCAGGTGCTATTGGTAATATTATCGATAGTGCTTTTTACGGAATGATTTTCAGCGATAGCTATGGACAAGTGGCTACACTATTCCCTCCCGGAGGTGGTTATTCCACATTCCTTCACGGTAGGGTGGTCGATATGCTTTATTTCCCCATTCTGGAGGGACACTACCCGATGTGGTTCCCGTTCTGGGGTGGACAGCAGTTTATCTTTTTCCGACCGGTTTTCAACCTCGCTGACTCGTCAATTACTGTTGGAATCTTTTTGATTCTGCTTTTTTATCGCCGTTTTTTTGACCGTCAGCCCGCAACCGTTGAGGCTCCTGAAGCTTCCACAACTGAAAATATAGAGGTGAATTGA